One Heliomicrobium gestii DNA window includes the following coding sequences:
- a CDS encoding type II toxin-antitoxin system PemK/MazF family toxin has protein sequence MAIRRGEVYYAELNPVVGSEQGGTRPVLIIQNDIGNQYSPTTIVAAITSQISKAKLPTHVEVPARRSGLDRDSVVLLEQIRTIDKTRLREKIGMLDDEMMDKVARALEISLGLVDI, from the coding sequence ATGGCCATTCGAAGAGGAGAAGTCTACTACGCCGAATTGAACCCGGTCGTCGGTTCGGAACAGGGAGGAACCCGACCCGTTTTGATCATTCAAAACGACATCGGCAACCAATACTCTCCCACCACCATCGTCGCCGCCATCACCTCCCAGATCAGCAAGGCCAAACTCCCGACCCATGTGGAGGTGCCAGCCCGCCGCAGCGGGCTGGATCGGGATTCGGTCGTTTTGCTGGAACAGATCCGCACCATCGATAAAACCCGCCTTCGTGAAAAGATCGGCATGCTTGATGACGAAATGATGGATAAAGTCGCGCGGGCGCTGGAGATCAGTCTCGGCCTCGTCGACATCTAA
- a CDS encoding gamma-glutamyl-gamma-aminobutyrate hydrolase family protein yields MARPRVLLTPSFERGRLSLRREYCRALADAGLTAWPVPMDAAESPWDYLDMAHGIVLSGGGDIDPTRYGQQPHAALGEVDPERDALEFALIAEALRRQLPVLAVCRGMQVLNVALGGTLIQDIPNQRPMALRHQQKAPRWYLSHAIEVAGGSYLREIYPAGYGRVNSFHHQAVDRVGRDLRPVAAAPDGIIEALEGIGAGFVLAVQWHPEDLCHSEAESRGLFHLFAEACRGVMEKRGETAGGGG; encoded by the coding sequence ATGGCAAGACCTCGTGTGTTGCTCACACCGTCCTTCGAGCGAGGCCGCCTGTCCCTTCGCCGAGAGTACTGCCGGGCGCTGGCAGACGCCGGCCTCACCGCATGGCCTGTACCCATGGACGCCGCCGAATCGCCCTGGGACTACCTCGACATGGCTCATGGCATCGTCCTCTCCGGCGGCGGCGATATCGACCCGACCCGCTATGGACAGCAGCCCCATGCCGCCCTGGGCGAGGTTGACCCGGAGCGGGACGCCCTTGAGTTCGCCCTGATCGCCGAGGCGCTCCGCCGGCAGCTGCCTGTTTTGGCCGTCTGCCGGGGGATGCAGGTTCTCAATGTGGCACTGGGCGGCACGCTGATTCAAGATATCCCCAACCAGCGTCCCATGGCCCTGCGCCACCAGCAGAAGGCTCCTCGCTGGTACCTCTCGCACGCCATCGAGGTGGCCGGCGGCAGCTATCTGCGGGAGATCTATCCTGCTGGATATGGACGAGTCAACAGCTTCCACCACCAGGCTGTCGACCGGGTTGGTCGCGACCTGCGACCTGTCGCCGCCGCCCCCGACGGGATCATTGAAGCCCTTGAGGGGATCGGCGCCGGCTTTGTCCTGGCCGTGCAGTGGCATCCGGAAGATTTGTGTCACAGCGAAGCCGAGTCAAGAGGATTGTTTCACCTCTTTGCCGAAGCTTGTAGGGGAGTTATGGAAAAAAGGGGAGAAACCGCTGGGGGTGGGGGTTGA
- the alr gene encoding alanine racemase: MATALEENSENYRLLTWADQVSGEPQGSRQTVAAYPMDGRPAWAEIRLSAFAHNVQVLRQATNPQARLMAVIKADGYGHGAVALAREAVRQGVDGFVVALLDEALKLRDAGIVQPILILGYTPPEACYRVVAEDISQAVYNRSVAEALSAAAVRLGRTARIHLKVETGMGRVGFQGDGGVQEMLAIARLPGLVVEGVFSHFATADAPDKAFAREQLERFLATTGRLKKAGLDIAMRHMANSAAILDFPESHLDGVRAGIALYGSSPFDTPPPGGASLAPVMTLKARIVFIKEVAAGTPISYGCTYRCPRPTRIATIPLGYADGIRRTLSGRIGVFKGEHRFPQVGRICMDQFMIDIGDAEVVEGDEVTLFGRWPTGGAWRTAPVEDWAQATGTISYEILSGISPRVPRFYVP; encoded by the coding sequence ATGGCTACCGCTCTGGAAGAGAACAGTGAAAATTACCGGTTATTGACCTGGGCAGATCAAGTTTCTGGTGAACCACAGGGGAGCAGGCAAACCGTTGCCGCCTATCCGATGGATGGGCGACCGGCTTGGGCGGAAATCCGCCTCAGCGCCTTTGCCCACAATGTACAGGTCTTGCGACAGGCCACAAATCCGCAAGCCCGTTTGATGGCGGTGATCAAAGCCGACGGCTACGGACATGGCGCCGTCGCCTTGGCTCGGGAAGCCGTCCGTCAGGGCGTCGACGGCTTTGTCGTGGCCCTGCTCGATGAGGCGTTAAAACTGCGCGACGCCGGGATCGTCCAGCCCATCCTGATCTTAGGATACACGCCGCCGGAAGCCTGTTACCGCGTCGTCGCCGAGGATATCAGCCAGGCTGTCTACAACCGGTCAGTGGCGGAAGCCCTTTCGGCGGCGGCTGTCCGGCTTGGCCGGACGGCGCGGATCCACCTGAAGGTGGAGACGGGCATGGGCCGTGTCGGCTTTCAGGGCGACGGGGGTGTGCAAGAGATGCTGGCCATCGCTCGTCTGCCGGGCCTTGTTGTCGAGGGCGTCTTCAGCCACTTCGCCACTGCCGACGCTCCCGACAAAGCCTTTGCCCGGGAACAGTTGGAGCGGTTTTTGGCCACGACGGGACGGCTGAAAAAGGCCGGCTTGGACATCGCTATGCGCCATATGGCCAACTCGGCGGCCATCCTCGATTTCCCCGAGTCCCACCTCGACGGGGTGCGCGCCGGGATCGCCCTCTACGGATCGTCGCCCTTTGACACGCCGCCGCCAGGGGGAGCCTCCTTGGCGCCGGTGATGACGCTGAAAGCCCGCATCGTCTTCATCAAGGAGGTCGCCGCCGGGACGCCGATCAGCTACGGCTGTACATACCGCTGTCCCCGGCCGACGCGCATCGCCACGATTCCGCTGGGCTATGCCGATGGGATCCGGCGCACCCTGTCAGGCCGCATCGGCGTCTTCAAGGGAGAGCACCGCTTTCCCCAGGTGGGCCGGATTTGCATGGATCAGTTCATGATCGATATCGGCGACGCCGAAGTGGTCGAAGGGGACGAGGTGACACTCTTTGGGCGTTGGCCAACCGGCGGCGCCTGGCGGACCGCGCCGGTCGAAGATTGGGCGCAGGCGACCGGAACCATCTCTTACGAGATCCTCAGCGGCATTTCACCGCGGGTCCCTCGTTTTTACGTTCCATAA
- a CDS encoding CBS domain-containing protein, with protein MSSKDLQASEIMSREVYTVYPDTPVADVVKLMIEKRISGVPVISRQGSVIGIISEGDLLLKDKDLRYPTFISLLGGMIYLESPKRFEEEFRKSIALKAEEIMTSEVITVDEAARVSQMAGLMTEQQINRLPVLRAGKLVGIVTRADILRALVTDFE; from the coding sequence ATGAGTTCGAAAGATTTGCAAGCCTCTGAAATCATGAGCCGGGAGGTCTACACCGTTTATCCCGACACCCCTGTCGCCGATGTGGTCAAACTGATGATCGAGAAGCGAATCAGCGGCGTGCCTGTCATTTCCCGTCAGGGCAGCGTAATCGGCATCATCTCCGAAGGCGACCTCCTATTGAAGGACAAGGATCTCCGTTATCCCACCTTCATTTCCCTCCTGGGCGGCATGATCTACCTGGAAAGCCCCAAGCGTTTTGAAGAGGAATTCCGCAAGTCCATCGCCCTGAAGGCGGAGGAGATCATGACCAGCGAGGTGATCACCGTCGATGAGGCGGCTCGGGTATCGCAAATGGCCGGCCTGATGACGGAACAGCAGATCAATCGCTTGCCGGTGCTGCGCGCCGGCAAGCTGGTCGGGATTGTGACCCGCGCCGATATTCTCCGCGCGCTCGTCACTGATTTCGAGTAA
- a CDS encoding CopG family ribbon-helix-helix protein, whose product MPELKRIQVTLPETLLDELDRVLMAEKMNRSQLIREAVNLYMNEHKRKVMRDQMRRGYAEMARINLELALEGFVAEMDVERLYEARLAR is encoded by the coding sequence GTGCCCGAGTTGAAACGCATCCAGGTTACCTTGCCGGAAACATTGCTGGACGAACTGGACCGGGTATTGATGGCCGAAAAGATGAACCGCAGCCAACTGATTCGGGAAGCGGTGAATTTATACATGAACGAGCACAAGCGCAAGGTCATGCGGGACCAGATGCGCCGGGGCTATGCGGAAATGGCCCGCATCAACCTTGAACTTGCGCTTGAAGGCTTTGTGGCCGAGATGGATGTGGAGCGCCTTTACGAGGCCAGGTTGGCCAGGTAA
- a CDS encoding HD-GYP domain-containing protein, whose product MSRITVDAVQKGLILDEPIYTKTGALLLPRGTVLDERHIHFLKNLGVESVEVTTKLARKNAKAANGRLTRAAAGANEEKSHDGTPALRDQEPPETKAFYDLLREDLLVQVNSAIVHYSQEGSHDRELGDLLTLFGDLFQEHNRVQHLLEVKSTDAFTFKHCVNVAVLAVLTGLTMRLSEDSLRMVALGGLLHDIGKKKVPPEILFAEGALSPESRRRIEEHTEHGYDTLVRDTALPEEIALIALQHHERLDGSGYPRRLQGDQIHLFSQLVGVADVFEAMTSTRNYRPGFNPVEIVEYLMGASSTLFPERIVKALLDSITIYRIGSAVQLSNGATGVVVKANAKLPSRPVVRIVFDDRRMPLRHEHVVDLSQPAHTTLCIVRSFG is encoded by the coding sequence ATGAGCCGGATCACCGTCGACGCTGTCCAAAAAGGATTGATTTTGGACGAGCCCATCTATACTAAAACCGGGGCTTTGCTCTTGCCCCGGGGCACCGTCCTCGATGAACGACATATCCACTTTTTGAAAAACCTCGGCGTCGAATCCGTCGAGGTGACGACCAAGCTTGCCCGTAAAAATGCAAAAGCCGCCAACGGTCGATTGACCCGCGCAGCGGCCGGAGCGAACGAAGAGAAGAGCCACGATGGCACGCCGGCCCTTCGCGATCAGGAACCGCCGGAGACGAAGGCCTTTTACGACCTGCTGCGGGAGGATCTCCTGGTCCAGGTGAACAGCGCCATCGTCCACTACTCCCAAGAGGGGAGCCATGACCGCGAACTGGGCGATCTGTTGACCCTCTTCGGCGATCTCTTCCAGGAACACAATCGCGTCCAGCACCTGTTGGAGGTCAAGTCGACAGACGCCTTTACGTTCAAACACTGTGTCAATGTGGCTGTGTTGGCGGTGCTGACAGGACTGACCATGCGTTTGTCCGAGGACAGCCTGCGCATGGTAGCCTTAGGCGGCCTCCTCCATGACATCGGCAAAAAAAAGGTGCCGCCGGAGATTCTCTTTGCCGAAGGGGCGCTCAGCCCCGAGAGCCGCCGCCGGATCGAAGAGCATACGGAGCATGGCTACGATACCCTCGTGCGGGATACGGCGCTGCCGGAAGAGATCGCTCTGATCGCCTTGCAGCATCATGAGCGGCTCGACGGCTCAGGCTATCCCCGCCGGTTGCAAGGAGATCAGATCCATCTCTTCAGCCAGTTGGTCGGCGTGGCCGACGTATTTGAGGCGATGACGTCGACCCGCAATTACCGCCCCGGCTTCAACCCGGTGGAGATCGTCGAGTATCTGATGGGCGCCAGCAGCACCCTCTTTCCTGAACGGATCGTCAAGGCGCTGCTCGACAGCATCACCATCTACCGCATCGGATCGGCGGTCCAACTGAGCAACGGCGCCACGGGCGTCGTCGTCAAGGCCAACGCCAAGCTGCCATCGCGCCCTGTCGTGCGCATCGTCTTCGATGACCGGCGCATGCCTCTGCGCCATGAGCATGTCGTCGATCTGTCCCAGCCTGCCCATACGACCCTCTGCATCGTCCGGTCTTTCGGTTGA
- a CDS encoding asparaginase, translating to MSAVLVEVVRGSMVENRHRGAIVVVDGEGRRIAAVGEPGVTYMRSSSKPLMTLPLVEQGGLEHFGLGDEHLAIFASSHAGEEEHRRIVLEALQKIGLAETALACGTHTPFDRKTADALRAAGQKPTVLHCNCSGKHTGVLAYASFKGYPIENYVDPNHPAEVEILAAVADMAGVKPEDVVIGVDGCGIPVYGMPLESIALSFARLGVANHGRAERRQACRRIAQAMIDHPFLISGTGRLDTNLMEATGGAVVAKIGADGVYALAVPEKGWGLAAKVEDGNMKVLGPIILEALSQLGVLSPEQRQALAAHDRFAVKNNLKQVVGETRAAFTLEG from the coding sequence ATGTCTGCAGTACTGGTCGAAGTTGTTCGCGGTTCCATGGTGGAGAACCGTCACCGGGGCGCCATTGTTGTCGTCGATGGAGAAGGGCGACGGATCGCCGCCGTGGGCGAGCCGGGTGTCACCTATATGCGTTCCTCCTCCAAGCCTTTGATGACGCTGCCCCTCGTCGAGCAGGGGGGGCTGGAACATTTCGGGCTTGGTGACGAGCACCTCGCCATCTTCGCCAGCTCCCATGCCGGCGAGGAGGAACACCGCCGCATCGTTTTGGAAGCGCTGCAAAAGATCGGCCTCGCCGAAACGGCCCTTGCCTGCGGCACCCATACCCCCTTTGACCGCAAGACAGCCGACGCCTTGCGGGCCGCCGGCCAGAAGCCGACTGTGCTTCATTGCAACTGTTCCGGCAAGCACACAGGGGTGCTTGCCTATGCCTCGTTCAAGGGCTATCCCATCGAGAATTACGTTGACCCGAACCATCCTGCCGAGGTGGAAATCCTGGCGGCTGTGGCAGACATGGCTGGCGTAAAGCCGGAAGACGTTGTCATCGGCGTCGATGGCTGCGGCATCCCTGTCTACGGCATGCCCCTGGAGAGCATCGCTCTGTCCTTTGCCCGCCTCGGCGTGGCGAACCACGGGAGAGCCGAACGGCGACAGGCTTGCCGCCGCATCGCTCAGGCCATGATCGACCATCCCTTTTTGATCTCCGGAACGGGCCGGCTCGACACAAACCTCATGGAAGCCACCGGCGGCGCCGTCGTCGCCAAAATCGGCGCCGATGGCGTCTACGCCCTGGCTGTGCCGGAAAAGGGTTGGGGTCTGGCCGCCAAGGTGGAAGATGGCAACATGAAGGTGCTTGGCCCCATCATCCTGGAAGCCTTGAGCCAACTGGGCGTCCTGTCGCCGGAGCAGCGGCAGGCATTGGCCGCCCATGACCGCTTCGCCGTCAAAAACAACCTCAAGCAGGTCGTCGGCGAAACCCGCGCGGCCTTCACGCTGGAGGGATGA